In Candida albicans SC5314 chromosome 4, complete sequence, the genomic window TAATAACATTGTCGAGAGTCTTCGAAATGAAAATGTACCTAAACAACAGCAGGAAGAGCAACTGAAGGATTCCAACAAACTGTGGCTCAACCTCATTTCAGTACCCGAATTTCTCCAAAAGGAAAACGGAAGAATATTTGCTATCCATTACTATATTGTCTCATTAGCCAGTGGTATTGGTCAAATGTACATTTATAGTGTAGGATTCATTGTCACAGCacaatattattatggCAAGAACAAGATAGAAAATTTAACAACCGAAAACCATAGATTTAGCCGTAATGATATTCATCATGATCCAAATGTTGATGATACAGTACAAACATTACAAGCCCTTCAAGTCTCAGTAATTTCGATTGCATCATTTCTGGGCAGATTGTTTTCTGGATTCTTGAGTGATTACATCTATAAAAAATGGCATATTCAACGATTATGGATCGTCCCAGTAACCCTTGTATTTCTAGCGTTAGGGCAATATTTAACTATCCAAAATGTAAATGACTTACATCTTGTCACCCTTGCTTCTGCCCTTATTGGAGGAAGTTATGGTCTTATATTTGGAACATATCCCGCAGTGATTGCCGATCGATTTGGCACTCGTCTGTTTTCTACATCTTGGGGGTTGGTGTGTACAGGGCCTTTAATTACATTATggattttgaataaatctTTTGGCAAACTATATGACGCCAATTCTGATAGTGATACCGGAATTTGTTATTTGGGGAATGGTTGTTATCAAGGTGCCTTTGAACTAAGTCTAGTCCTTTGTGGTATGACATTTGTGGTGACATTACTtttgatatatatacaGAGAAAGCAATAACTTTTTGTTTCCAAAATAATGTAACATTTCATATAAATAACGACATATAAACATTAGAataattagaaaaaaaaaatttgtgaAACTATATACATAAAGTAGAATAGGAGAAGAATAAATTTCATAGAACACAAATCttattcaacaaaattaatGCTCTCCAAATCAATCTCCTTGAGTAAACCTTGTTGACGTTCAACTTTagtcaacaaatttttaaagaaaCCAGAACTAATTTCAGCATCTTTAATAACCTTTTCTAATTCAGCTTTTTCGTTACTTCTCTTGTCAATACTGGTTTGGAAATTATTCATCACTTGTCTTGCCGGATAGTTTAATACTTGACGACATTCACGAGAGATTCGAGCTGAGTTTTGATGGGCATAGTCTAAATCGCCAATTTGTTTCTTGATTTTCCTAGCTTGATTTCTAGGTAATGCATTAGGAATATCACTCAAAAGATAATATATGGTAATCCCTGATATCCCAATGATTACTGGGATAGCAATCTTTTTAACCATTTTAGGGGTAACGTAATGTGAAAATTGGTACATTTTGTGTACTAATGCACCAGTAGTCAAAATTTTACTTGATGAATAAAGTGTATGCAAAGTAAGTTGCGATGGTAATTGTTCCTTGAGTGTAACTGCATTTTGAGGTATAGATGTCAACATACCAACTGGATTAAAATAGGATATCTGGTATTTGGCAGACTTGACAAACTTCTCTGGTAACCCAACAAATACTAAAAACGATTCAATTGAAGGatcaaagaaatcattaatttcaaaagtatcatcaattgatttcccAATGGTATCTCTTCTTCTAGTGAACATCAAATCTGAATTAAACACCTTGTCATTCAAAAACTCTTCATTTAAAGTCTGTTGTCCGTATTTGATAATCTCATCTACCCTATTTGAAGTAACCTTCTTGGCCACTTCTTCACTACGTGCAACCGATTCTAAAACTATATCGATCATTGCTAATTGGGTCTCTTTGGCATATTCAAACAAGTATTGGAGTCCAGGATATTTCACTATTGGTTTATCACCCAAATTGTTTACAGTAGTGACAATTTCCTTATTAGTTTCATTGTATACCTCAGTACAGGTAGATTCAATCAATCCATTGATCGTATCACCAATTCTCACAGATTTGGTCATAATGTCGTTATACTTTGGGGCCACTCgattattcaattcttgaagTTTATCAACCTTTTCATCATAATagattttttcattgattttagATAATGTTTGTAAGTCTAGTAAGATATTAAGTAAATAATCCTTAACAGGCAATAATTTGGAAATGGATCTCTTTTCCAAAAGGAACTTTCTCAAAGATGCCTCCAATTGGTCAAAATCAGGATGATCATTATTGtcgttgttattgttgtcaTCGTCATCAGGATCACCGTCATCGCCACCTCCATTTTCGTTCAACACCTCACTCGAACTCACaaaatgaacaaattcTTTGGCATTCTTATAAGTATCCGGAGATAAGCTCTTGATTTGATCcaaaattcttcttttacaCTTTTCTTTATCCTTGATATGATCAAATCTATtgacaacaataaacacGTACCTTTTTTCATTCgcagcagcagcaataaattcttttgCCGACAATGTGAAATGGTTTTCTGCACTAACAACAAATACCACCAAGTCAATTTCCTCTTGACGTGAGAAAACTTGAGTGGTTTGATACAGGTCCATGTTTAATCCAGGAgcatcaatcaattttatatCTATAACTCCATTGTGTAATAAACTTTCTTGAAAACTACGATGGTCCAAAACATagattttcaataaactGAATCGATCGCAATCATAAACCAAATCCTCTAAACTTTCTAATGGATAGACTTCGAATGTAGACTCATCTCGAATATTGTACTCTTTACCTATTGGAACTGCGTGTACTTCTTCTATGCTATTATTTTCCTTCGACGCATCTATAACTTCACAAAATACCGCAGTACAGGGCTGTTGATCTTCGGGTAGAATCTTTCTTCTCAATAAAGCGTTACAAAATGTAGATTTCCCGGCATTTAAATCACCAGTAACAAAGACTTTTGATGTCGTGTCATCAATTCTATCcttcaaatttaataaatatttaacttgttgtaacaattttttttctaacaAATTGGCAATCGACTTTTTATCCAAATTTGCCATGGTGTTGCTATTGTCGCCGTGTCCCGACTTTAAActgattttcaaaatcttgaATTCTGGTAGTTCTTTTTCGTcggtttcaattttggatTTACTTATTGACTTTAATGTGCTATTTTTACGAACTAATGCCAAATGTGCTTTTGCCGAGTTTAAGACAACACTGGCATCATCTTCGATTTCTGTAGGATAAAATATAGGTCtctctttgttttcatCTTGTAATTcagaaattaaatcaatggTCTGATTGATAGAACTGTCTAATgctattttgttgttgttgtactGCACTTGTTGCAACGATGTATCGACTTGTTGACGGTTGCTGCGAGTTATGAACCCACGTTGTGAACTTGAACCTTCTTCTCCATCTAGCGGTAAAGGTCCATCACGAGTTAACGAGGACTCTCCTGGAATATAAACTAAACGAGAAGGACTGGTTGACAACACAGAATCATTTGTTGAACTAGCTTGATCATTCACACTGTTAGTATCGGAATGTGaattttgatcaattctCTTGTCAGGTTCTAGATTTGGAAAATCTCCCATTTCTTTAAAAAGTTTTGCCTTaataaatatgaaaaatgatCAGATATACTGTTGAGCTTTAACACAGttagtttgaaaaaatgatTATACTGCTATTAAGTGTAACGCTGTTTGAATACGTCTTTCGATAGTGGCACTggatttataatttttttttttctcttacTAACTCTTCCTCAGTTTATATGACAAATAGTGTATCCGCAAATTGGGTGattagtttcttttttttttccctttgttttgttttggtttttttttccccgAATTTTCACGTGATCAGTAAATAATGCGTGTACGTATTCCAGGTGATTACGTAAGATTTACCTTCGGTTATCTCCATTCTTATCACTAGAATTTTTCAGCATAAAAATAGACAACAAGTAAGTACTTTTTATTCTTCATTAAACAATGGTATTGAAAACATTCAAAGTTGATGGGATATCTCCAATAAAGGCCGAGACTTTGACACCAGAGAGTTTTCTGAAATATGGAGGTGTAATCAGTGCAGATCACCAACTTGAAAAAGTACAAAGTTCAGAAGCAAACTACGGGACCGCTATAAAAATTCACAAGGTTGCTCCCATAGTTAACAATTATTCAAACTGCCCTAGTGGCAAGGAAGCGACGGCAAATTGGAACATTTTTAGATGCAAAGCTCCAAAGCATTTGATCAATCATGGAAGTTTAAATAGTGTTTACACATCAAAAGTATTAGAGAGACATCCGTTTAGTACCCAAACGTTTCTACCATTAGGTCAAGATTTGCATAAAGTTTCTTATTTAGTCATAGTGGCCAAAACAGATGAGAGCACGGAAGAGAAATTGCCTGATCCAACCCTGATTAGAGCGTTTGTTTGTAAAGGCAACCAATCGGTTACATACGGAATAGGCACTTGGCACGCACCAATGGTGGTTATCGATGAGAAAGTCCCACATATAGATTTTGCAGTATTCATTCACGAAAATGGTGTGGCTGACGAAGATGTTCAAGAATGTTACTTTGAACCAGGGTATAGCATTGTGTACAATCAGATTGAAGCAAAATTGTAAAACCAGAAGAAAACTTTTTAATATATATTACAAAAAGTCtataatttcttcaataacTTTGTTAGCATATTTGTCCCTTTCATCTTGAGTTAATGACTGTGCATGGTCTCGAGCAAGATTCAACTTGCTAAAAATATCATCGAGATCCAACTcctctttttcatttatcaatttctgtTTCATTGATTCCATTTTGGCGAGTTTATTGGTCTCATATTGCTTGGAGTCAACTTTAAGCATCTCCAAATTCGTCCAATCGTGACTCTCAATCAATTCGACTATTCTATCTTTGCCTTGTTTTTCCTTGTACTCGTTCTCTCCCTCAGTCGACAAGTTTATAAATTCGAGACCTTGTGACAACACCATGTCCTCGATTTCTAAAATAAGGTCGTCTTCAACTATTTGATTCTCTGGACATGACCCCACAACTGCAATGAATCCTCCCCAGTCGTGGAGGTTTTCTTCATCGCCCAAagatattttgatttgttctATTATTTCTAAAGCATCACCAATAAAGGATATTGAATCTGTTTTCATGTTTATGGTAAACATCAAACCATCCAATACCTCCCTCAACTCCCCAAACTCTTCAGATTTAAACTCTTGGTACCATTTATGTAGCTCTGAAAGTTTCTTTTCATCAGTGGCCTCTTTTGACTCTGAATACTCGTCTATTAATATGTTTAATTTGAGAAAGTAATATTTTGTTCGTAGTGACGTTTTTACTATTAATCCACTATGTGATTCGACATCCTCTAAATTTGGTATTTCTTCgttttttgaaatcaaattagcAATTCTCAATTTCCCACTATTAGGAGAACCTAGTATCAATATATGATTCGGTATCATTGTCAATAGTAACTTTTATTGGTGGGTCAACAAGCAAAAAGTGAAtccgaaaaaaaaaagagaggaCTACTTAGACCCCTCTGAGTTGGACAatacgaaaaaaaaaatacagaAATCAACACCAAATAAATAACAGCGCAATACCATATAGCTCAGTACCAAACACCAATCAATGCCATCAACACAGATAAGGAACAGTAAAACAAGGACATCCTTGAATGGAAAGTATTCCAAGCAAgttcaaaacaaatcaaatggGCCTGTTGTTGATAGTCTACAATTGGAGAACTTATTACTTAGAGATGAAGATATTTTCCAAACCACACTCAATTCAGAGGACTACTTGGAGAGTCTAGCACCTATCATGAAAGATGCAATAAAGTCTAATGGGTTGAGTGAATTGCTTgtgaaattgaatgaaattgtGAAGTCAAAAGACGAGGAATTAAATCAAGCTTCGATGGAGTCCATGGATGAAATCAATACATGTATCAACACCATCGACAATATCCACAAGGAAGCCAATGAGTTgaataaacaatttattcaaGTGAGCTCAAgtttaaataaatcagCCTATGAATTGAtgtcaaagaaaaagaactACGTAAAGTATAAAGATGTTTGCGAACGAATTAACGAAACACAAGTGGTGTTGAATGAGTGTATTCAAGTATTAGAATTGatgaataaaattttaGAATTGATTAGACAAACTAAATATTTCCTGgctttgaaattaatagatgaaatcatcaacattcATATACAAAAAGTTGAGGATTTCAGCTTCgccaaaaaaatagttgATTCGATCCCTCATTTGACAAAAATGGTTAAAGACGAGtcatttgaaaacttgTGTAAATGGTTGTCGATAAATTTAGAGCGGAAATTACAGGATATTGCCAGTGGACTATACAATAATTTGGATGAATTGCAAAATAACTGgtcaaaaatcaaaaaggaAAATGGACCAACGTTTTTACcttacaaaataaattctCCTGTTGAGTTAGCACTTAGGGATCCTGAATTGAATTACAATGTTTTTGAGGATGTGAGTTTACAAATAAACTTAAATGCTGTCTACGACGCCGTGTTAGTATATCAAACTTTACAAGAGTTGGATACTTTGAGTTCTGCCTATCATAAAGAATGGATGTCCAAATACAGCAGGGTCATTTATCCGATAACTACTGCATCAGTGAGTAAAAAAGATGTGGTGTTTGACAATAACGAATTATATGAATACTTGAGGAAGATAGCAGCATTTTTTGTTACCGATAAGCAATTGAATCTTATAACCAAATTTCAGTTAAGATCAAACACTCAAGCTGATGAATTGTGGTTATCTTACATGACAAAGTTGAAACCAGTGTTGATTCAACTTTTGAAACATCACAACTTTACCAATATACAAGAATTGGGTtcatttaaaacaattgttggtgaatttttacaaattaTGGATAATCACGATTATGATATCAGTGAGTTATACgaagtgatgatgatgattttcaAAGAATACTATGCACCATTAACGATACAGACATTCCGGAAACAGTTTGTGGCATCCATACAATCCGATCGTTATCGACCACTTACAGTCACGGATGAAGCCGATTATACTGCGATTATGCAAAATGTGTGGTACAAAGATGATGCATCATTTGCTCCAGCATATGTTAAGAGCTTCCCAGTGACATTCCCCTTTAGTGAAGATTATGTCCATTACTGTATACAAGTGAGACGATTGCTTAAAGATGTCTTGCGGTTTATTGgtgattattataattatgaAATTGGGGAATTGACCAACACCATAGTCAATAACATTATTGAAGTGGTGTTAAGTGATGAAAAGGGATATGGTATTGCttatgaaattgaagagtTTATTACCAGAAATgagaataataaagaaatcacAGCCCAGACTTATACCAACTTGgaatattatttgtttagtTTGTATGAGATTGGCAAATTGGTCAATCGTGAATTGCGTAAACATACTGGTATGGGTGTGCACAATATAGATGCTAACGACACATTTACTTTACGTGCTGTTGAAACATTTAATAAACTTAAAAAACATGCTGAAGAGACTGTTTTCAAGATG contains:
- the FZO1 gene encoding mitofusin (Mitochondrial biogenesis protein; rat catheter and Spider biofilm induced) → MGDFPNLEPDKRIDQNSHSDTNSVNDQASSTNDSVLSTSPSRLVYIPGESSLTRDGPLPLDGEEGSSSQRGFITRSNRQQVDTSLQQVQYNNNKIALDSSINQTIDLISELQDENKERPIFYPTEIEDDASVVLNSAKAHLALVRKNSTLKSISKSKIETDEKELPEFKILKISLKSGHGDNSNTMANLDKKSIANLLEKKLLQQVKYLLNLKDRIDDTTSKVFVTGDLNAGKSTFCNALLRRKILPEDQQPCTAVFCEVIDASKENNSIEEVHAVPIGKEYNIRDESTFEVYPLESLEDLVYDCDRFSLLKIYVLDHRSFQESLLHNGVIDIKLIDAPGLNMDSYQTTQVFSRQEEIDLVVFVVSAENHFTLSAKEFIAAAANEKRYVFIVVNRFDHIKDKEKCKRRILDQIKSLSPDTYKNAKEFVHFVSSSEVLNENGGGDDGDPDDDDNNNNDNNDHPDFDQLEASLRKFLLEKRSISKLLPVKDYLLNILLDLQTLSKINEKIYYDEKVDKLQELNNRVAPKYNDIMTKSVRIGDTINGLIESTCTEVYNETNKEIVTTVNNLGDKPIVKYPGLQYLFEYAKETQLAMIDIVLESVARSEEVAKKVTSNRVDEIIKYGQQTLNEEFLNDKVFNSDLMFTRRRDTIGKSIDDTFEINDFFDPSIESFLVFVGLPEKFVKSAKYQISYFNPVGMLTSIPQNAVTLKEQLPSQLTLHTLYSSSKILTTGALVHKMYQFSHYVTPKMVKKIAIPVIIGISGITIYYLLSDIPNALPRNQARKIKKQIGDLDYAHQNSARISRECRQVLNYPARQVMNNFQTSIDKRSNEKAELEKVIKDAEISSGFFKNLLTKVERQQGLLKEIDLESINFVE
- a CDS encoding ureidoglycolate hydrolase (Ortholog(s) have ureidoglycolate lyase activity and cytosol, nucleus localization), whose product is MVLKTFKVDGISPIKAETLTPESFSKYGGVISADHQLEKVQSSEANYGTAIKIHKVAPIVNNYSNCPSGKEATANWNIFRCKAPKHLINHGSLNSVYTSKVLERHPFSTQTFLPLGQDLHKVSYLVIVAKTDESTEEKLPDPTSIRAFVCKGNQSVTYGIGTWHAPMVVIDEKVPHIDFAVFIHENGVADEDVQECYFEPGYSIVYNQIEAKL
- a CDS encoding uncharacterized protein (Ortholog(s) have protein binding, bridging activity, role in vesicle-mediated transport and cytosol, nucleus localization), with protein sequence MIPNHILILGSPNSGKLRIANLISKNEEIPNLEDVESHSGLIVKTSLRTKYYFLKLNILIDEYSESKEATDEKKLSELHKWYQEFKSEEFGELREVLDGLMFTINMKTDSISFIGDALEIIEQIKISLGDEENLHDWGGFIAVVGSCPENQIVEDDLILEIEDMVLSQGLEFINLSTEGENEYKEKQGKDRIVELIESHDWTNLEMLKVDSKQYETNKLAKMESMKQKLINEKEELDLDDIFSKLNLARDHAQSLTQDERDKYANKVIEEIIDFL
- the SEC15 gene encoding Rab GTPase-binding exocyst subunit (Exocyst subunit, involved in polarized growth; cellular bud tip-associated protein; interacts with Ras-related GTPase Rsr1p; ortholog of S. cerevisiae SEC15) — translated: MPSTQIRNSKTRTSLNGKYSKQVQNKSNGPVVDSLQLENLLLRDEDIFQTTLNSEDYLESLAPIMKDAIKSNGLSELLVKLNEIVKSKDEELNQASMESMDEINTCINTIDNIHKEANELNKQFIQVSSSLNKSAYELMSKKKNYVKYKDVCERINETQVVLNECIQVLELMNKILELIRQTKYFSALKLIDEIINIHIQKVEDFSFAKKIVDSIPHLTKMVKDESFENLCKWLSINLERKLQDIASGLYNNLDELQNNWSKIKKENGPTFLPYKINSPVELALRDPELNYNVFEDVSLQINLNAVYDAVLVYQTLQELDTLSSAYHKEWMSKYSRVIYPITTASVSKKDVVFDNNELYEYLRKIAAFFVTDKQLNLITKFQLRSNTQADELWLSYMTKLKPVLIQLLKHHNFTNIQELGSFKTIVGEFLQIMDNHDYDISELYEVMMMIFKEYYAPLTIQTFRKQFVASIQSDRYRPLTVTDEADYTAIMQNVWYKDDASFAPAYVKSFPVTFPFSEDYVHYCIQVRRLLKDVLRFIGDYYNYEIGELTNTIVNNIIEVVLSDEKGYGIAYEIEEFITRNENNKEITAQTYTNLEYYLFSLYEIGKLVNRELRKHTGMGVHNIDANDTFTLRAVETFNKLKKHAEETVFKMVDNKINELLDMVEYDEYLPVEKNDEANFAIKDFALFLENLFTSIFNNLPSQLRTLGLFRTYDFVSEYFLNVLKDANVYNRIFVANFDLDIQYLETSLRNLHGFKEDGDEANGNGGNVALESTFTELRQCIDLLNLEDYEEFINDSSFRMRRFDRVKYEDGINLIKKMQDNESKQQTSVSAMSERGTIGGVIPNSSSTRSFVNMLSNLSTDDAGNTSSGSIESTSTTSKLAQFTTRFKQNK